One Ilumatobacter fluminis genomic window, GCGGGCGGGTCGAAGGTGCCGTCGATCCGGTTGGTGCGGTCGACCAGGTGCAACCGGCAGTTCGCCAGGTTGTTGCCGTGGTTCTCGACCATGAACTCGAACGTCGCCCGGCGTCGAGCACGTCGGACCGGCTGCAGGGTCGTGATGCGCCGGTCGTCGAACGAGGCGACCTCGGCGATCGTCTCGGCGATGACCTCGTCGTCGGGGTCGGTCTGCGAGACGACGCGCACGGCGACCGTGGTCGGGCCGGCCGTCGTCGTGTAGATCGCAGGCGGCCGGATCACGACCTCGATGACGTCCTGCGAGCCACCGAACAGGGTGACGTTGGGTCGGGTGATCGTGGTCCACGGTGCCGTCAGCCCGGCCGGGATGACGCTGTAGCTCTCGGTGGTGTCGCCGACGTTCTCGACCGTCAGCAGCACCGACGTGGGCGCGCCGGGGACGACCGCCACCTCGTCGAGTGAGAACCAGGCCTGTGCCGACACGTCGCTGACGCTACAGGCCTCGCACGCTCCGGCGGCGTACCGTCGGGCCCGGTGGGGCTGTGTGCGCCCGGCGTCGTGGACCTAACCTGCTGCCATGCCCGTCGACGCTGCGACCGCCGGTTTCCCGACCCATCGACCGCGCCGCCTCCGTACGACGCCGGCGATGCGCGAGCTGGTCGCCGAGACCCGCGTCGACGTCGCCGACCTGATCGCGCCGCTGTTCGTTCGGGAGGCGATCGACGAACCGATCGAGATCCGCTCGTTGCCCGACGTGTATCAGGACACGCTCGACAGCCTCCGTCGCCGGGTCGCCCGTCTGGCCGAACTCGGCGTGAAGTCGGTGATGCTGTTCGGCATCCCGGCGGAGAAGGACGCGATCGGCAGCGGGGCGTTCGATCCCGACGGCATCGTGCAGGTCGCGCTCCGGCAGCTGCGCGCCGATCTCGGCGACGACCTCGTGCTGATGGCCGACCTGTGCGTCGACGAATACACCGATCACGGTCACTGTGGCATCGTGCGCGACGGCAGCGTCGACAACGATGCGACGCTCGAGGTGTACGCGAAGGCTGCCGTTGCTCAGGCCGACGCCGGGGCGCATGTCGTCGCACCGAGCGGGATGATGGACGGTCAGGTCGCCGCCATCCGCAGCGCACTCGACCAGCACGGACACCCCGACGTCCCGATCCTCGCCTATTCGGCCAAGTACGCCAGTGGGTTGTACGGCCCGTTCCGCGATGCCGTCGACGTCGAGATCGCCGGCGGCGGCGACCGCAAGGGATACCAGCAAGATCCGCGCAACGCCCGCGAGGCGCTCGTCGAGGTGCTGGCCGACCTCGAACAGGGCGCCGACATGGTGATGGTCAAGCCCGCGCTGGCCTACCTCGACATCATCCACGAGGTCCGACGCCACGTCGACGTGCCGCTCGCGGCGTACCACGTGAGCGGCGAGTACTCGATGATCAAGGCGGCGGCCGCCAACGGCTGGATCGATCACGACGTCGTCGCCCTCGAGCACCTGACGTCGATCAAGCGGGCGGGTGCCGATCTCGTCCTCACCTATCTGACCGGGTGGTTCGCCGAGCGGGCCGCCGGAAAGGCGACATCATGACGATCGACGTCTGCGTCCCGGGCGCCTGCGAGGCGGCGGGGTGTGTCCCGACCGTGTGCACCGGCGCCGGTTTGCGCTCGAACGACGAGTTCTTCGATCGTTCCACCGCCGTGATTCCGGGTGGTGTGAACTCGTCGATCCGAGCGTTCCGATCGGTCGGCGGGCGCCCGTACATCGTCGCCCGGGCCGATGGCGCTCGCGTCTACGACGTCGAAGGCACCGAGTACCTCGACCTGGTCCAGAGCTATGGCGCGGTGATCCTCGGTCACGCTCACCCGGCGATCACCGCCGCCGTGACCGCCGCCGTCGCCGATGGCACGTCGTACGGGGCGCCGACGCCACGCGAGATGAAGCTGGCCGAGGCGATCTCGTCTCGGGTGCCGTCGTGCGAACAGGTCCGCTTCATGAACTCCGGCACCGAGGCGACCAGCACCGCCGTTCGTCTGGCCCGCGGCTACACGGGTCGCGACCGTGTCGTGATCTTCCACGGCAACTTCCACGGCGCCACCGACGCACTACTCGCAGCCGGAGGCAGCGGCGTGGCCACCCTTGGCCTGCCCGGGACCGCCGGCGTCCCCGACGGCGCCGTCGCCGAGACGATGGTCGTGCCGTACAACGAGGTGCCGACGCTCGACGAGAGCGTGGCGTGCGTGATCGTCGAAGCGGTCGCCGCGAACATGGGCGTCGTCGCCCCCGACCCGGCCTTCCTGGCCGGGCTGCGGGCTGAATGCGACCGTGTCGGCGCCGTGCTGGTGTTCGACGAGGTCATCACCGGGTTCCGTCTGGGCACCGACGGTGCCCAAGGTGCGTACGGCGTCACCCCCGACCTCACGACGTACGGCAAGGTGATCGGCGGGGGACTGCCCGTCGGCGCCGTGGGCGGTCGACGTGAACTGATGGAGACCCTCTCGCCGCTCGGCCCCGTCTTCCACGCGGGCACCCTGTCGGGCAACCCGCTCGCCACCGCGGCCGGTCTCGCTGCGCTCGATCATCTCGACGACGGCACCTACGACGAACTCCGCCGCCGAGCCCGTCGGCTGGCCGACGGACTCACCGCCGCCTGCGCCGCAGCCGGCTTCGCCGCGCAGTTCCCGGTCGTCGGCACACTCGTCGGGATGGTGTGCGGCGACGTCGACACGCCGACCGACTTCGAGTCGGCGAAGCGCACCGACGAGGCCGCCTACGGCCGCTTCTTCCACGCCATGCTCGACCAGGGCGTGGCGATGGCGCCCGGAGCGTACGAAGCGATCTTCGTCGGCCTCGCGCACGACGACTCGGTGATCGACGCCATCACCGAACGCGCCCACGCCGCGGCCGCCGCGGCGGTGGCCTGAGCATCGCGCCGCCCTGCGGGCGTGCGGCGTCGCTAACGTCGCTGACGGATGCGTCAGATCTTCAGCATCAGGTTCTTCATGGCCGTCGGTGCCGTCGTGGGGTTGTTCTTCCTCCTCACGACGATCTTCGCTGCGCGTGAGGTGATCGAAGGTGGCGATGACGCCGGCTCCGGTGCTTCCGAACCGCACCGGATCGATTTCGTCGACCGGGTGTTCTCGTCGCGGAACGCCGAATTCCGGTTCGACGACGACGGGCTCGCCGCGAGCGACACCGAGCTCATCATCGACGGCAGTCGTTCCTTGCGCGTCGTCACCGGCACGCCGGGGGAGAACCTGTGTCCCGAGTTCGGCGAGCTCGGGGTCTGCGCCGTCGTCGCCGACCTCCTCGGGGAGGCCGTGGTGTGGTTCGCGCTCGTGCCGATGGGTGCCGGGGACACGGTCGAGTTCCCGGCGATCGACGTGCTCGACGACGGCCGAGCTCGTCTCGTGAACGGCTGGGAACTGCCCTACGCGCCGGTCCTCGACCGCCGGTGCCGTGACGCCGACGGCGACGAGGTCGAGTTCGATTCGTATCGCGAGTTCCGAGAGGTGCTCGGTGACGACTTCACCAGTATCTACTCGATCACGAGTCGGCGTCTCGAGGCCGTCGTGTGCGGCGAACGGGTGCCGTACGCGCCCGTGGTTTCGACCACGGTGCCGTCGTCGACGTCGACACCGGCGGCACCGACGACGAACTCGGGCTCGTAGCCGATCAGGGCTCGACGAACCCGGCCACGGCTGCAGCGGCGGCGACGCCGGAATCGAAGGCGCCCTCGATCTTCGGGCCGGCGAACAGGTCGCCGGCGACCACGACCCGGTGCTCCTCGTCGATCCAACAGGGGTCGGGCCACGGGTCGGCCGGCGCTGCGAACCGCCACCGGCGGATCGTCGTCGCCACGATGGAGGCCGGGTCGACCCACTCCGACAACCCGGCCACCAGCTGCTCCGTGACGTCGGCGTCACTGTCGTCCCAATGGTCGCTGCTCCACGCCCACGAGGCGTGCACGGTGACGGCGGAGACGTCGCTGATGCCCTTGCGCTGATTGTCGGCGACGAACCCGAACACGGCGTCCGGGTCGGCCGGATCGAGTTGCACCCCACCCGGTTCGGGCACCGTGCTCGGCCCGTCGAGCGTCAGGAGCGCAGCGATGATCCGCCGGAAGTCGCTGCGCGCCAACTCGTCCGGGAGTTCGACGTCGGATTGGGCCAGGAGCGCCCATGCCTGGGCGACGGGGCAGGTGATGACAACGGCGTCGACCTCGAGTCGGCTCGCATCGTCGAGCATCACCGACCAGCCGTCCTCGAGGCGCTCCAACGAGAACACCATGTGGCGGGTCCGAACGTCGAGCCCGTCGGCCAGATCGACGGCGAGCGTCGACATCCCGCCGGTGCCGGCGTATCGCGGGTAGCCGTCGGCAGCGCCGAATCCCCGACACCACTCGAAGGCGATGCCCCGCTCGAGCCA contains:
- the hemB gene encoding porphobilinogen synthase, with the translated sequence MPVDAATAGFPTHRPRRLRTTPAMRELVAETRVDVADLIAPLFVREAIDEPIEIRSLPDVYQDTLDSLRRRVARLAELGVKSVMLFGIPAEKDAIGSGAFDPDGIVQVALRQLRADLGDDLVLMADLCVDEYTDHGHCGIVRDGSVDNDATLEVYAKAAVAQADAGAHVVAPSGMMDGQVAAIRSALDQHGHPDVPILAYSAKYASGLYGPFRDAVDVEIAGGGDRKGYQQDPRNAREALVEVLADLEQGADMVMVKPALAYLDIIHEVRRHVDVPLAAYHVSGEYSMIKAAAANGWIDHDVVALEHLTSIKRAGADLVLTYLTGWFAERAAGKATS
- a CDS encoding glutamate-1-semialdehyde 2,1-aminomutase — protein: MTIDVCVPGACEAAGCVPTVCTGAGLRSNDEFFDRSTAVIPGGVNSSIRAFRSVGGRPYIVARADGARVYDVEGTEYLDLVQSYGAVILGHAHPAITAAVTAAVADGTSYGAPTPREMKLAEAISSRVPSCEQVRFMNSGTEATSTAVRLARGYTGRDRVVIFHGNFHGATDALLAAGGSGVATLGLPGTAGVPDGAVAETMVVPYNEVPTLDESVACVIVEAVAANMGVVAPDPAFLAGLRAECDRVGAVLVFDEVITGFRLGTDGAQGAYGVTPDLTTYGKVIGGGLPVGAVGGRRELMETLSPLGPVFHAGTLSGNPLATAAGLAALDHLDDGTYDELRRRARRLADGLTAACAAAGFAAQFPVVGTLVGMVCGDVDTPTDFESAKRTDEAAYGRFFHAMLDQGVAMAPGAYEAIFVGLAHDDSVIDAITERAHAAAAAAVA
- a CDS encoding NAD(P)/FAD-dependent oxidoreductase, producing the protein MRVAVVGAGIAGLSAAARLATDHDVVVLERNDTIGGRLGTIAIGDATFDAGAQFFTVRGDDLRARTDDWLERGIAFEWCRGFGAADGYPRYAGTGGMSTLAVDLADGLDVRTRHMVFSLERLEDGWSVMLDDASRLEVDAVVITCPVAQAWALLAQSDVELPDELARSDFRRIIAALLTLDGPSTVPEPGGVQLDPADPDAVFGFVADNQRKGISDVSAVTVHASWAWSSDHWDDSDADVTEQLVAGLSEWVDPASIVATTIRRWRFAAPADPWPDPCWIDEEHRVVVAGDLFAGPKIEGAFDSGVAAAAAVAGFVEP